A portion of the Pseudopipra pipra isolate bDixPip1 chromosome 1, bDixPip1.hap1, whole genome shotgun sequence genome contains these proteins:
- the STK17A gene encoding serine/threonine-protein kinase 17A — protein MSPDEKPPPSRSRGDRAPPPPQPAAGRSGRRGGFLAEIRTPIRTEPFQERYSLSPGRELGRGKFAVVKKCIQKDTEKEFAAKFMRKRRKGQDCRMEIIHEIAVLELAQCNLWVINLHEVYETATEMILVLEYAAGGEIFDQCVAEREEAFKEKDVKRLMRQILEGVSFLHRNNVVHLDLKPQNILLTSKSPLGDIKIVDFGLSRIMKSSEELREIMGTPEYVAPEILSYDPISTATDMWSIGVLAYVMLTGISPFLGDDKQETFLNISQMNISYSGEDFDLVSESAVDFIKTLLVKKPEDRATAEECLQHPWLAQSDNPACRAWNKSAGGETSDAIQKDADSATEKSVDAEKTEEEESIVTEELIVVASYTLGQCRQSEKEKVTEQKAISKRFKFEEPLLQEIPGEFIY, from the exons ATGAGCCCCGACGAGAAGCCGCCACCCAGTCGCTCCCGCGGTGAccgggcgccgccgccgccccagCCCGCTGCCGGGCGAtccgggcggcggggcgggtTCCTGGCCGAGATCCGCACGCCCATCCGCACGGAGCCCTTCCAGGAGCGGTACAGCCTCAGCCCCGGCCGGGAGCTCGGCAG GGGAAAATTTGCAGTGGTGAAAAAGTGTATCCAGAAAGACACTGAAAAAGAGTTTGCAGCAAAATtcatgagaaaaagaagaaagggcCAAGACTGTCGGATGGAAATAATCCATGAAATTGCAGTCCTTGAGCTGGCACAGTGCAACCTTTGGGTCATTAACTTGCATGAAGTTTATGAAACTGCGACAGAGATGATTTTAGTCCTGGAATA TGCTGCTGGAGGTGAAATCTTTGACCAGTGTGTGGCTGAAAGAGAGGAAgccttcaaagaaaaagatgttAAACGACTTATGAGGCAGATATTAGAAGGAGTTTCATTCTTGCACAGAAACAATGTTGTTCATCTTGACTTGAAG cctCAAAATATTCTACTAACCAGTAAGTCCCCTCTGGGAGATATTAAGATAGTAGATTTTGGCCTTTCCAGAATAATGAAGAGCAGTGAGGAACTAAGAGAAATTATGGGAACTCCAGAATACGTAG CTCCTGAAATTCTGAGTTATGACCCAATCAGTACAGCAACTGACATGTG GAGCATTGGAGTACTGGCGTATGTTATGCTAACAGGAATATCGCCTTTCTTGGGGGATGATAAACAAGAAACATTCTTAAATATATCTCAAATGAACATAAGTTACTCTGGAGAGGACTTTGACCTTGTATCAGAGTCTGCTGTGGATTTCATCAAAACTCTGCTGGTTAAGAAACCCGA GGATCGAGCAACTGCAGAAGAATGTCTTCAACATCCATGGTTAGCACAGAGTGATAATCCTGCTTGCAGGGCCTGGAATAAGAGTGCAGGAGGGGAGACCAGTGATGCCATCCAGAAAGATGCAGATTCTGCCACTGAAAAATCAGTAGATGCTGAGAAAACTGAAGAGGAAGAATCAATAGTAACAGAAGAACTAATTGTAGTGGCTTCATATACACTGGGACAATGTAGGcagtcagaaaaagaaaaagtaactgAGCAGAAAGCCATTTCCAAACGATTTAAATTTGAGGAACCATTACTGCAGGAAATACCAGGAGAATTCATTTACTGA